The genomic stretch TCTCCACCCGCACCACTTCCGAAGTTGGTCACGGCCCGTGACTCACCGGCTGGAATCGTGGTTGTCCCCTCGTCAAAAAGGCGCCATCCGTTTTGATAACGAACCGCGTACCAGGGTGCATCAGGATAATTGACAGTCTCGTTCCCCTGCCCGACAACAGCCTCGTGTGGGACAACGACTCGACTGGTCGATTGGTTCTCGTTGACGACGATTGCATCTCCGCCGACCGAATTGTACGAGATGTCGTTGGAGATGGTACAGGTCTTCGCTCCGTTGATGACGATCCCGTCTCCGTCAACCTGTGTCACGTAACTCGGTGCGATAATCGCCTTGTACCCATCAAAGTACACGCCGTGCGCACCGCTGTGATTGTTCCCGATGTGTGCCTTCGGTGTGATGAAGACACAGCTCGGGCCGCCGGGATCACCGACGTCGATCGTTGCTCGCCCGTTTGCCCCTTCGTACTTCCCAGCGATATACGCCGAAGGCATCGGGTCACGGTACAGTACCGAGACGTTGTGGTCACCGTCGGTGTTTACTCCCTCTCCGATCATCACCTGAGCGGGTGCTTGCGTCCCGTAGGAGTTCTGGAAGACGATACAGTTCGCAGTCGGGGTCGACTGAGGGTCATCAGGCTTGAATCGACAGCGGCGGAACACCGCTTCGTAGGCGCGTGAGTCGAACACCACGCCATCTCCTCTGAAGTCCTTGAGCCACTCGAGAGCAATATCGACGTTCGTGACGTACTCGAAGGAGACGAGACCGGCGTTGTTCCCACCGAGGTTGAACGTCCCTCCGCGCCAAGTGAACCCACGCGTTGCACTGTTCCCCGTGTCACCGACGACGCGGAACATCTGTGACCCGTCGTTGATCGTGGTCGTCATGTGTCCCGACGCGTCAACCCGATACGGGAACCCGACGAAATAGAGGTTGTTTCTGACACGTGAGGCCTCGTCGGGGTCACCCACGATAACAGTGTTCTCGATTACCCATTCGGATTTACTCGGGTGAGCTGCGGGAATGTAGATGTCACCGCCAGGGACAGAGTTCGAGGAGAGCCAGTCGTTGACAGCCTGGATTGCAGCATCGTCAGAGGCGTACCCGTCCGGATTCGCGGAGATAACGTTCCCATTTGCTCCGAGACCGACACAGTGTCCTTGCGAAAGGTTCGCATGAATCGACTGCGGGACGTCTTGTTGGGGGGTGTGAGTTAATCCACCAGTTTCCAGTGAATTGACTAACCGATCAGCAGGTATCCAATCGCTTCCATCACCATAATAGACCGCACCCGCATCGATGGCTTCGAACTTCGCCCCAGACCTAGGCTGGTAGTTACCCTTGTTCGCATCAACGTCACGGATTGGAACGTCCTTATCGATCTGGTTGAAGTTTTCATTGAGCGGTACGTGCCAGTCCCTCGTCCCCTTCTCTGGCATGCTGTATCGGTGGTTGTTAGTTTTCGTCATCTGTGGTTACCTCGATTGTAGTGCGTTTGAGCTGTTATCTTCCGCGGCCGTCCAATATGCTGACAACATTGGATTAGCCATTTTCGACCGACATCCCCGAAATTATCAGTCCTGACTTTACCATTGGATTCAGAAGTCACAATCGGCGAGATGAATTAAATCTTTCCCCGAGACAGCCACTATTTCTGTCAATTATTCATTTTTGATGAGTTACGACAAGGCGGGTTGAGCGCACCCCACCGTCTACCCCTTGTCTATCATATTCGATTATTGACTGTTCTATCGAACCAGTAGGTATAAACATCAATACCATCACCCGTAAGACGAGAGGCAAGCCGTCTGGTGGTCGCATGAGGTTGCCCGTGTTTGTCAAAACGAATCGGAATCTACTATAGTATGAGTCTACAAAAGAAGTTATCTTCTGACGTCCTCGTCACGGTCTTGGTCCGACTGGGGACACGCTTTCAAGGACTAATCTTCATCCCTCTTATCGGCAAGCTTCTGGGCCTCGCTGCCTATGGCGCGTACGTACAGATAATCGCGATTACAGGGTTGCTTGCGACCGTCCTTGACCTCGGACTCCACTCCGCTCTCATCCGATACGGTCAAGAGGAGTCACAGGACGTTGCGGACCTATACTATTCGCTGACAGCGTTCGCAGTCGCGTGTGGGAGTCTCGCTGCGATTCTCCTCATGACTTTCTCGACCTCGCTGTCGGAGCTAACCTTAGGGAATCGCCAATACGCGGAGGCACTGTTAATCGGCTCGACACTCGTCCCGCTCAAGGTGTTCTCCGGGATGGCTCGAAACTACTTCCGGATGGAAATGAACACCAAAATCTACTCTGTAATCGAGGCGATTCGTTCGTATGCTTCGATCGGGGCCGTTGCTCTAGTCATTCTCTACCTGAATTGGGAGCTAGAAGGAGTCATGACCGTTCTAGTGGCGATCGAGTTGGCCCTCGGAGTCGGGATACAGTATCTCATCGGACGGAAGATCGGATACACGATTCCGAGCTTTCAGGAGTTGGAACGGTGTCTCCGCTATTCGATTCCGCTCACAGGGTCGATGATTGCGAGCGAATTGGCCGCACAGGCGGACAAGATCATCGTCGGGTCCTTCCTCGGTGCCTCCGCTGTCGGGATCTATTCGATTTCGTATTCGATTGCCAACTTCATCTCGATTTACAGTTCCTCGGCGTACACCTCGCTCTTCCCCGAGATCAGTCGACTGCTCGAAAACGGAGAACGTGAAAGGTGTGGGAACATTGTCCAAACCAGCGTTCGTTATTATATCGTCATCGCGGTTCCGTCCGCAATCGGCATCTACCTCGTCGGTCCTACCGTAATCAGGCTTATTTCGACACCCGAAGCCGCCGGGCCCGCGAACGCGCTCGTCCCGATTGTTGGACTTGGTATCATCCTCCTCGGACTAGAACGGTTATACGAACTGATTCCCGTCGCCGACGAAGATACCGTGGTCATCTCGAAGATCAAGGGTGTCGCAGCCGTCACGAATATACTAATGAACGTTGCCCTCGTCCCCGTGTACGGTATCACCGGTGCAGCGGTGGCCACCGTTCTCTCGTACGGTGCCAGCTCTGTTCTCGTGTATCGAGAATCTAATATCCGGGTAAAAACTCGTTTTCCCCTGGTTTCGACCGTTAAAACGGCCGCTGCATCGGCCGTCATGTTCGTTGTACTTTATTCGCTCTTGAATCGGAATCTACTCCCCTCCCTCGTGGTGGGTCCACTGGTGTACTTCGTAGTGATGATCGCTA from Salinigranum halophilum encodes the following:
- a CDS encoding flippase, producing the protein MSLQKKLSSDVLVTVLVRLGTRFQGLIFIPLIGKLLGLAAYGAYVQIIAITGLLATVLDLGLHSALIRYGQEESQDVADLYYSLTAFAVACGSLAAILLMTFSTSLSELTLGNRQYAEALLIGSTLVPLKVFSGMARNYFRMEMNTKIYSVIEAIRSYASIGAVALVILYLNWELEGVMTVLVAIELALGVGIQYLIGRKIGYTIPSFQELERCLRYSIPLTGSMIASELAAQADKIIVGSFLGASAVGIYSISYSIANFISIYSSSAYTSLFPEISRLLENGERERCGNIVQTSVRYYIVIAVPSAIGIYLVGPTVIRLISTPEAAGPANALVPIVGLGIILLGLERLYELIPVADEDTVVISKIKGVAAVTNILMNVALVPVYGITGAAVATVLSYGASSVLVYRESNIRVKTRFPLVSTVKTAAASAVMFVVLYSLLNRNLLPSLVVGPLVYFVVMIAIDGIELAELTEVI